In Luteitalea sp. TBR-22, one genomic interval encodes:
- a CDS encoding sigma-54 dependent transcriptional regulator has translation MTQPSARILVVDDERSMREFLAIMLTREGYEIVAAENGAQALAALRQRSFDLLISDIRMPDCSGIDVLREAKTLQPDLPGILMTAFSSTQTAIEALRTGALDYISKPFDVDEMKRVVAQALERRTLRDQPVAPAGGEPAEDDGRPRARDTMIGRSPAMQRVFSLIEAIAGTSSTVLITGESGTGKEMAARAIHRLSPRAERPFVALNCGALTETLLESELFGHEKGAFTGAMATTRGLIEQAEKGTIFLDELGEMSAMMQVKLLRVLQERRFRRVGGHEEIAADIRIIAATNRDLAKMVSEGTFREDLYYRVNVIPVALPPLRERRDDIPVLARHFVQRFAREMRRPGADLSPEAMDALLRHPWPGNIRELENVLERAVALETSPAITLASLPDHLLGVAPLAVAAAVASGDGSAASAPAPLFPDEGFDLERHVQDVEREYLAEALRRADGVKVRAAELLGMSFRSFRYYAKKYNL, from the coding sequence ATGACTCAGCCTTCCGCACGCATCCTGGTGGTGGACGACGAGCGTTCGATGCGCGAGTTCCTCGCGATCATGCTCACCCGCGAGGGCTACGAGATCGTCGCCGCCGAGAACGGCGCGCAGGCGCTCGCGGCGCTCCGGCAGCGTTCCTTCGACCTGCTGATCTCCGACATCCGCATGCCCGACTGCAGCGGCATCGACGTGCTGCGCGAGGCCAAGACGCTGCAGCCCGACCTGCCGGGCATCCTGATGACCGCTTTCTCCTCGACGCAGACGGCCATCGAGGCCCTGCGGACCGGAGCGCTCGACTACATCAGCAAGCCCTTCGACGTCGACGAGATGAAGCGCGTCGTCGCGCAGGCGCTCGAGCGGCGGACGTTGCGTGACCAGCCGGTCGCCCCGGCCGGTGGCGAGCCGGCCGAGGACGACGGGCGGCCGCGGGCGCGCGACACGATGATCGGCCGCAGTCCGGCGATGCAGCGCGTGTTCTCGCTCATCGAGGCGATCGCCGGGACGTCGAGCACGGTGCTGATCACGGGCGAGTCGGGCACCGGCAAGGAGATGGCGGCGCGCGCCATCCACCGCCTGTCGCCGCGGGCCGAGCGGCCGTTCGTCGCGCTCAACTGCGGCGCGCTCACCGAGACGCTCCTCGAGTCCGAGCTGTTCGGCCACGAGAAGGGGGCGTTCACCGGCGCGATGGCCACCACGCGTGGCCTGATCGAGCAGGCCGAGAAGGGCACCATCTTCCTCGACGAACTCGGCGAGATGAGCGCGATGATGCAGGTCAAGCTGCTGCGCGTGCTGCAGGAGCGCCGCTTCCGGCGCGTCGGCGGACACGAGGAGATCGCCGCCGACATCCGGATCATCGCCGCCACCAACCGCGACCTCGCGAAGATGGTGTCCGAGGGCACCTTCCGCGAGGACCTGTATTACCGCGTCAACGTCATCCCGGTGGCGCTGCCGCCCCTGCGCGAGCGCCGCGACGACATCCCCGTGCTCGCGCGACACTTCGTCCAGCGGTTCGCCCGCGAGATGCGTCGTCCTGGCGCCGACCTCTCGCCTGAAGCGATGGATGCCCTGCTGCGCCACCCCTGGCCCGGCAACATCCGCGAGCTCGAGAACGTGCTCGAGCGCGCCGTCGCGCTCGAGACCTCGCCCGCCATCACGCTGGCCAGCCTGCCGGACCACCTGCTCGGCGTTGCGCCGCTCGCGGTGGCCGCCGCGGTGGCCTCCGGAGACGGCAGCGCGGCGTCCGCCCCGGCGCCGTTGTTCCCTGACGAGGGCTTCGACCTCGAACGCCACGTGCAGGACGTCGAGCGCGAGTACCTGGCCGAGGCGCTCCGTCGTGCCGACGGCGTCAAGGTGCGCGCCGCCGAACTGCTCGGCATGAGTTTCCGGTCGTTCCGCTACTACGCCAAGAAGTACAACCTGTAG
- a CDS encoding nitrogen regulation protein NR(II) yields the protein MRTPPTADASSPSSWPARPRRAALSWLAGLRALVAVALLAPLAAFTAGQGQLRQAAWLALLPLVPLASSAWGLLAGGALSAAALAVQAALDALVVLAVVWSTGGLLSSYTPLMLLPTLGASVLGGRRAGLHTSLVFAVGILLMAAVQYGWVPAPDAVRDPLRQGLLPPLALAAYTIVANVGGVVATALLVGHLSESLSRTGADLARATTSLADLTTVSQRVIDSLAGGLVVTDAHGQVVLFNRTAETITGRSADEALGQPLAGVLPLPSVPGETGPARMTIPFTRADGTVLELGATVAPLLGEAGQRAGQLVTFQDVTLINQREAERQRQERLAAVGEMAAGIAHEIRNPLASMSGSIQLLRGELSLRDDQATLLDIVMRESQRLNDIIKNFLSYAGPQRVTRARVDVAALVREVGALLRQQVAGATPPIEVRLDASEPVYHDVDEAQVRQVVWNLASNGLKAMPQGGALVIGVARGAGEDAGAVRLWVRDGGIGMAAADVERMFQPFQSGFRQGSGLGLAIVRRIVTDHGGLVNVRSAPGEGTEIAVVLPAPVSQPHGAAELQRA from the coding sequence ATGCGCACGCCGCCCACGGCGGACGCCTCGTCGCCCTCGTCGTGGCCGGCCCGGCCACGGCGCGCGGCGCTGTCCTGGCTGGCCGGCCTGCGCGCCCTCGTGGCCGTGGCCCTGCTGGCGCCGCTGGCCGCCTTCACGGCCGGGCAGGGCCAGTTGCGCCAGGCGGCCTGGCTCGCGCTGCTGCCGCTGGTGCCGCTGGCCAGCAGCGCGTGGGGCCTGCTGGCGGGCGGCGCGCTCTCGGCCGCCGCGCTGGCCGTGCAGGCCGCGCTCGATGCCCTGGTCGTCCTGGCCGTCGTGTGGAGCACGGGCGGCCTGCTGAGTTCGTACACGCCGCTGATGCTGCTGCCGACGCTGGGCGCCAGCGTGCTCGGCGGGCGTCGCGCCGGCCTGCACACCTCGCTCGTGTTCGCCGTGGGCATCCTGCTGATGGCCGCCGTGCAGTACGGGTGGGTGCCCGCGCCTGACGCGGTGCGCGACCCGCTGCGGCAGGGCCTGCTGCCGCCTCTGGCCCTGGCGGCCTACACCATCGTGGCCAATGTGGGCGGCGTGGTGGCGACGGCCCTGCTGGTCGGGCATCTGTCCGAGTCCCTCTCACGCACTGGCGCCGACCTGGCCCGCGCCACGACCAGCCTTGCCGATCTCACGACGGTCAGCCAGCGCGTCATCGACAGCCTCGCCGGCGGGCTCGTCGTGACCGATGCCCACGGGCAGGTCGTGCTCTTCAACCGCACCGCCGAGACCATCACGGGACGATCGGCCGACGAGGCCCTCGGCCAGCCGCTGGCGGGCGTGCTGCCGTTGCCGTCCGTGCCGGGCGAGACCGGCCCCGCCCGGATGACGATCCCGTTCACTCGCGCCGACGGCACGGTGCTCGAGCTCGGCGCGACGGTGGCGCCGCTGCTCGGCGAGGCCGGCCAGCGCGCGGGGCAACTGGTGACCTTCCAGGACGTGACGCTGATCAACCAGCGCGAGGCCGAGCGCCAGCGGCAGGAGCGCCTCGCGGCGGTGGGGGAGATGGCGGCCGGCATCGCGCACGAGATCCGCAATCCGCTCGCCTCGATGAGCGGCTCCATCCAGCTGCTGCGCGGCGAGTTGAGCCTGCGCGACGACCAGGCGACGCTGCTCGACATCGTGATGCGCGAATCGCAGCGCCTCAACGACATCATCAAGAACTTCCTGTCCTATGCCGGACCGCAGCGGGTGACGCGTGCCCGGGTCGACGTGGCCGCGCTGGTGCGGGAGGTCGGGGCGCTGCTCCGGCAACAGGTGGCGGGCGCGACGCCCCCGATCGAGGTGCGCCTCGACGCGTCCGAACCGGTCTACCATGACGTGGACGAGGCGCAGGTGCGCCAGGTGGTCTGGAACCTCGCCAGCAACGGGCTCAAGGCGATGCCGCAGGGCGGCGCGCTGGTGATCGGCGTGGCGCGGGGCGCGGGGGAGGACGCCGGTGCCGTGCGCCTGTGGGTGCGCGATGGCGGGATCGGCATGGCGGCGGCCGATGTCGAGCGCATGTTCCAGCCGTTCCAGAGCGGGTTCCGCCAGGGCAGCGGACTGGGCCTGGCGATCGTCCGCCGCATCGTCACCGATCACGGCGGGCTCGTGAACGTCCGGTCGGCGCCGGGCGAGGGCACCGAGATCGCCGTGGTGCTGCCCGCGCCGGTGTCGCAGCCGCACGGGGCGGCCGAACTCCAGAGGGCCTGA
- a CDS encoding type II secretion system F family protein, whose protein sequence is MQAFAFSGRTRAGETINGERQAESLEAAVAALRREQILITRIDPVKARAAKALAKSGGKVPAKSLAIFTRQFSVMIDAGLPLVQCLDILGRQEPHKGFAATILKTREDVESGMSLAEAMRKHPRTFDALFTNMIQAGEAGGILDTILKRLATYIEKNVRLISQVKSAMIYPVAVIVIAALVVAVILWKVIPTFAQMFAGLGAKLPLPTRIVIAMSNGLVSYGAFIIMGLAAIAFAIRAYYRTNNGRHTIDSLLLRLPILGIILRKVAVARFCRTLSTLMSSGVPLLDGLEITARTAGNAIIEDAIMETRASIERGETVSKPLQDTKVFPAMVTQMIGVGEATGALDMMLAKIADFYEDEVDTAVAGLLTLIEPIMISFLGVVVGGIVISMYLPIFDLISKLT, encoded by the coding sequence ATGCAGGCGTTTGCATTCTCCGGACGGACCCGGGCGGGCGAGACCATCAACGGCGAGCGGCAGGCCGAGTCGCTCGAGGCGGCGGTGGCGGCGCTGCGGCGCGAGCAGATCCTGATCACGCGGATCGATCCCGTGAAGGCCAGGGCCGCCAAGGCGCTGGCCAAGTCGGGCGGCAAGGTGCCGGCCAAGAGCCTGGCCATCTTCACGCGGCAGTTCAGCGTGATGATCGACGCCGGCCTGCCGCTGGTGCAGTGCCTCGACATCCTCGGCCGGCAGGAGCCGCACAAGGGCTTCGCGGCGACGATCCTCAAGACGCGCGAGGACGTCGAGAGCGGCATGTCGCTGGCCGAGGCGATGCGCAAGCACCCGCGCACCTTCGACGCCCTGTTCACCAACATGATCCAGGCCGGCGAGGCGGGCGGCATCCTCGACACGATCCTCAAGCGCCTGGCGACCTACATCGAGAAGAACGTCAGGCTGATCTCGCAGGTCAAGTCGGCGATGATCTACCCGGTGGCGGTGATCGTGATCGCCGCGCTGGTGGTCGCCGTGATCCTCTGGAAGGTGATCCCGACCTTCGCGCAGATGTTCGCCGGCCTCGGCGCCAAGCTGCCGCTGCCGACGCGCATCGTCATCGCGATGAGCAACGGCCTGGTCAGCTACGGCGCGTTCATCATCATGGGCCTGGCGGCCATCGCCTTCGCGATCCGCGCCTACTACCGGACCAACAACGGCCGGCACACCATCGACAGCCTGCTGCTCCGGCTGCCGATCCTGGGCATCATCCTGCGCAAGGTGGCCGTGGCGCGGTTCTGCCGCACGCTGTCGACGCTCATGAGCTCCGGCGTGCCGCTGCTCGACGGCCTCGAGATCACGGCGCGCACCGCCGGCAACGCGATCATCGAGGACGCCATCATGGAGACGCGCGCGAGCATCGAGCGCGGCGAGACGGTGAGCAAGCCGCTGCAGGACACCAAGGTGTTCCCGGCGATGGTCACCCAGATGATCGGCGTCGGCGAGGCGACCGGCGCCCTGGACATGATGCTGGCCAAGATCGCGGATTTCTACGAGGACGAGGTCGACACGGCGGTCGCCGGCCTGCTCACGCTGATCGAGCCGATCATGATCTCGTTCCTCGGCGTCGTCGTCGGCGGCATCGTGATCTCCATGTACCTGCCGATCTTCGACCTCATCTCGAAGCTGACCTAG
- a CDS encoding type IV pilus twitching motility protein PilT, producing MATLPELLKTTVELDGSDLHLTTSAPPTVRVHGKLVPLKLPALTAPETKQLAYSVCTDAQKKRFEETQELDFSFGIRGVGRFRCNIFNQRGAVASVYRLIPEKVRGFQELNLPPILARLSERPRGLVLVTGPTGSGKSTTLAAMIDKINTERNEHILTIEDPIEYIHQHKGCLVNQREVHSDTQSFSGALRAALREDPDVVLIGEMRDLETIESALRIAETGHLTFATLHTNSASQTINRIIDVFPAHQQSQIRTQLSLVLEGIVCQSLLRRANGPGRVVSLEILVPTPAIRNLIRDDKVHQIYSMMQAGQEKLGMQTMNQSLASLYMARQITLETAMAASSMKEELQEMIQRGSGVVPGAGLNRPGMPGVPVRR from the coding sequence ATGGCGACACTGCCCGAACTGCTGAAGACGACGGTGGAGCTCGACGGCTCGGACCTCCACCTCACCACGAGCGCCCCGCCGACCGTGCGCGTGCACGGCAAGCTGGTGCCCCTGAAGCTGCCGGCGCTCACGGCGCCCGAGACCAAGCAGCTGGCCTACAGCGTCTGCACCGACGCCCAGAAGAAGCGCTTCGAGGAGACGCAGGAACTCGACTTCTCGTTCGGCATCCGCGGCGTCGGCCGGTTCCGCTGCAACATCTTCAACCAGCGCGGCGCCGTCGCCTCGGTGTATCGCCTGATTCCGGAGAAGGTCCGCGGCTTCCAGGAACTCAACCTGCCGCCGATCCTGGCCAGGCTGTCGGAGCGGCCGCGCGGCCTCGTGCTGGTCACCGGTCCCACCGGCAGCGGCAAGTCGACGACGCTGGCGGCGATGATCGACAAGATCAACACCGAGCGCAACGAGCACATCCTCACCATCGAGGACCCGATCGAGTACATCCACCAGCACAAGGGCTGCCTGGTGAACCAGCGCGAGGTCCACAGCGACACGCAGAGCTTCAGCGGCGCGTTGCGCGCCGCGCTCCGCGAGGACCCCGACGTGGTGCTGATCGGCGAGATGCGCGACCTCGAGACCATCGAGTCGGCGCTGCGGATCGCCGAGACCGGTCACCTCACGTTCGCGACGCTGCACACCAATTCCGCGTCGCAGACCATCAACCGCATCATCGACGTGTTCCCCGCGCACCAGCAGTCGCAGATCCGCACGCAGCTGTCGCTCGTGCTCGAGGGCATCGTGTGCCAGTCGCTGCTGCGCCGGGCCAACGGGCCGGGCCGCGTCGTGTCGCTCGAGATCCTCGTCCCGACGCCGGCAATCCGGAACCTGATTCGCGACGACAAGGTGCACCAGATCTACTCGATGATGCAGGCCGGGCAGGAGAAGCTCGGCATGCAGACGATGAACCAGTCGCTGGCGTCGCTGTACATGGCGCGGCAGATCACGCTGGAAACGGCGATGGCGGCCTCCTCGATGAAGGAAGAACTGCAGGAGATGATCCAGCGGGGGAGCGGCGTGGTCCCCGGCGCGGGCCTGAACCGGCCGGGGATGCCCGGCGTGCCGGTGCGGCGCTGA
- the pilB gene encoding type IV-A pilus assembly ATPase PilB, which produces MAVRIGELLLKEKKITPTQLQEALGYQKANGGKLAMNLVKLGFVRDEEITALLSRQYGVPSIDLGKFEIDPAVVKLIPAETAQKYQVVPLSRAGATLTLAMTDPTNVFAMDDIKFMTGYNVEPVVASEQAVADALQKYYAAPSRAATMPNTLELANRALEDAQQQADANSDAVEVLEDLEEIDVAALEKQTGEAPVIRMVNMVLTSSIQKGASDIHIEPYEREFRIRFRIDGILYNVMNPPMKFRDAIISRLKIMAKLDIAEKRLPQDGRIKIRINDQGHSKEIDFRVSCLPTLFGEKVVLRLLDKDKLMLDMTKLGFEASSLSKFKTQIEKPWGMVLVTGPTGSGKTNTLYSAISQLNTLETNIMTAEDPVEFNLAGVNQVNVRESIGLTFAAALRSFLRQDPNIILVGEIRDFETAEIAVKAALTGHLVLSTLHTNDAPSTVSRLMNMGIEPFLVASSVNLICAQRLVRRVCAKCKVPHPVPPQALIDIGFSPEDAQTVVPMRGQGCETCNHTGYKGRVGLYEVLEITDDLRELILTGASALDLRRKGIEEGMITLRQSGLLKVKEGVTTTEEVTRETVK; this is translated from the coding sequence ATGGCGGTCAGAATCGGCGAGCTCCTGCTGAAGGAGAAGAAGATCACGCCCACGCAGCTGCAGGAGGCCCTGGGGTACCAGAAGGCCAACGGCGGCAAGCTGGCGATGAACCTCGTGAAGCTGGGCTTCGTGCGCGATGAGGAGATCACCGCGCTGCTGAGCCGTCAGTACGGGGTGCCGTCCATCGATCTGGGCAAGTTCGAGATCGATCCGGCGGTGGTCAAGCTGATTCCCGCCGAGACCGCCCAGAAGTACCAGGTCGTGCCCCTCAGTCGCGCCGGCGCCACGCTCACGCTGGCGATGACCGACCCGACCAACGTGTTCGCCATGGACGACATCAAGTTCATGACGGGCTACAACGTCGAGCCGGTGGTGGCCTCCGAGCAGGCGGTGGCCGACGCGCTCCAGAAGTACTACGCGGCGCCGTCGCGCGCCGCGACGATGCCCAACACCCTCGAGCTGGCCAACCGCGCCCTCGAGGACGCCCAGCAGCAGGCCGACGCCAACAGCGATGCCGTCGAGGTTCTGGAGGACCTCGAGGAAATCGACGTCGCCGCGCTGGAGAAGCAGACCGGCGAGGCGCCGGTCATCCGCATGGTGAACATGGTGCTCACCTCGAGCATCCAGAAGGGCGCCAGCGACATCCACATCGAGCCGTACGAGCGCGAGTTCCGCATCAGGTTCCGCATCGACGGCATCCTGTACAACGTCATGAACCCGCCCATGAAGTTCAGGGACGCGATCATCTCGCGCCTGAAGATCATGGCCAAGCTCGACATCGCCGAGAAGCGGCTGCCGCAGGACGGCCGCATCAAGATCCGCATCAACGACCAGGGCCACAGCAAGGAGATCGACTTCCGCGTCTCCTGCCTGCCGACGCTCTTCGGCGAGAAGGTGGTGCTCCGCCTGCTCGACAAGGACAAGTTGATGCTCGACATGACGAAGCTGGGCTTCGAGGCCAGCTCGCTGTCGAAGTTCAAGACTCAGATCGAGAAGCCGTGGGGCATGGTGCTGGTCACCGGCCCGACCGGCAGCGGCAAGACCAACACCCTCTACTCGGCGATCTCGCAGCTGAACACGCTCGAGACCAACATCATGACCGCCGAGGACCCGGTCGAGTTCAACCTCGCCGGCGTCAACCAGGTGAACGTCCGCGAGAGCATCGGCCTGACGTTCGCCGCGGCGCTCCGGTCGTTCCTGCGCCAGGACCCCAACATCATCCTGGTCGGCGAGATCCGCGACTTCGAGACGGCCGAGATCGCCGTCAAGGCGGCGCTCACCGGCCACCTCGTGCTGTCGACCCTGCACACCAACGACGCGCCGAGCACGGTCAGCCGCCTGATGAACATGGGCATCGAGCCCTTCCTGGTCGCCAGCTCGGTGAACCTGATATGCGCCCAGCGCCTCGTCCGGCGGGTCTGCGCCAAGTGCAAGGTGCCGCACCCGGTGCCGCCGCAGGCCCTCATCGACATCGGCTTCTCGCCCGAGGACGCGCAGACGGTGGTGCCGATGCGCGGGCAGGGCTGCGAGACCTGCAACCACACGGGCTACAAGGGCCGGGTGGGCTTGTACGAGGTCCTCGAGATCACCGACGACCTGCGCGAGTTGATCCTCACCGGCGCGTCGGCCCTCGACCTCCGCCGCAAGGGCATCGAGGAAGGCATGATCACCCTCCGCCAGAGCGGCCTCCTCAAGGTGAAGGAAGGCGTCACCACGACCGAAGAGGTCACGCGGGAGACGGTCAAGTAG
- the traF gene encoding conjugal transfer protein TraF → MTVGRAFLLGCLLAVSASRPAAGQGMEAVGLRALGMGGAFVAVADDASATYWNPAGLVTGDLFSAVAEYDRARLDAAPLPGSAGEGLGLRSGTLVAVGTWPVGATFYRLTSVAARIPAASGASPAGPPAELTRLTTTQVGVNVLQSLATGLHVGATIKYLHGSAASALVAPVPGDPLDAAADLPTRGSHRADVDAGVMADLRRVKLGLTARNLFEPEFDADDGSRAILTRQVRAGAAFRATDTLILSLDADLTRSPDVTGDLRSLAGGAEQRFRQGKAAVRGGFRVSTTGEARPVLTTGGSVAIRSGLFADGYVAVGLDRSSADGFGLGVRMVF, encoded by the coding sequence ATGACCGTGGGCCGCGCGTTCCTGCTGGGGTGCCTGCTGGCGGTGTCGGCCTCCCGACCCGCTGCCGGACAGGGCATGGAGGCCGTCGGTCTGCGGGCCCTCGGCATGGGCGGAGCCTTCGTGGCGGTGGCCGACGACGCCTCGGCCACGTACTGGAATCCCGCCGGGCTGGTCACCGGCGACCTGTTCTCGGCGGTCGCCGAGTACGATCGGGCCCGGCTCGATGCCGCCCCGTTGCCCGGCTCCGCCGGCGAGGGCCTGGGCCTCCGCAGCGGCACCCTCGTGGCCGTCGGCACCTGGCCCGTGGGCGCGACGTTCTACCGGCTGACCTCCGTGGCGGCCCGGATTCCCGCTGCGAGTGGCGCCTCGCCCGCCGGCCCTCCGGCCGAACTCACCCGCCTGACCACGACGCAGGTCGGCGTCAACGTGCTGCAGTCGCTGGCGACGGGCCTGCACGTGGGCGCCACGATCAAGTATCTCCATGGGTCGGCTGCCTCGGCCCTGGTGGCGCCGGTACCGGGGGATCCCCTCGACGCAGCTGCCGACCTGCCGACCCGTGGGAGCCACCGAGCCGATGTCGATGCTGGGGTGATGGCCGACCTGCGCCGGGTGAAGCTCGGGTTGACCGCCCGGAACCTGTTCGAGCCCGAGTTCGACGCAGACGACGGGTCGCGGGCGATCCTGACGCGGCAGGTCCGTGCCGGCGCGGCCTTCCGCGCCACCGACACCCTGATCCTGTCGCTGGATGCCGATCTGACACGGTCGCCAGACGTCACCGGGGACCTCCGGTCGCTGGCCGGCGGCGCCGAGCAGCGGTTCCGGCAGGGCAAGGCGGCGGTGCGCGGCGGGTTCCGGGTGAGCACCACCGGGGAGGCACGTCCCGTGCTGACCACCGGCGGCAGCGTCGCGATCCGCAGCGGGCTGTTCGCCGACGGGTACGTGGCGGTCGGCCTCGATCGGTCGTCGGCTGACGGGTTCGGGCTCGGGGTGCGGATGGTGTTCTAA
- a CDS encoding YIP1 family protein — translation MSTETSSAAAPPLPFVQRVIGVVVSPGDTMARIAAAPRWVDVLVFTTVLVAAGFAVFLSSDVGKAAYVDQAVASIESFGRTVTPEMYAAIQKQASIAAALQGGTILFFSPLMAAAIAGILYGVFAVLGGEATYKQVLAVVAHAGVISLLQQVFSLPMNYMRQTMSSATNLAVFFPDLAEGSFLASVLGFIDLFWIWYLVVLAIGLAAVYRRRWTSVAGGLFVVYVVMGLAIAAIKAVLGGR, via the coding sequence ATGTCCACGGAAACCTCGTCTGCTGCGGCGCCGCCGCTCCCCTTCGTCCAGCGCGTGATCGGCGTGGTCGTGTCCCCCGGGGACACGATGGCCCGCATCGCTGCCGCCCCTCGCTGGGTGGACGTCCTGGTGTTCACCACGGTGCTGGTGGCCGCCGGCTTTGCCGTCTTCCTGTCATCGGACGTCGGCAAGGCGGCCTATGTCGACCAGGCCGTGGCGAGCATCGAGTCGTTCGGCCGGACGGTCACCCCCGAGATGTACGCCGCCATCCAGAAGCAGGCCAGCATCGCGGCGGCCCTGCAGGGTGGCACCATCCTGTTCTTCTCGCCGCTGATGGCCGCGGCCATCGCCGGCATCCTGTACGGCGTGTTCGCGGTGCTGGGTGGCGAGGCGACGTACAAGCAGGTGCTCGCGGTGGTCGCGCACGCGGGCGTCATCAGCCTGCTGCAGCAGGTCTTCTCGCTGCCCATGAACTACATGCGGCAGACGATGAGCAGCGCGACCAACCTGGCGGTGTTCTTCCCGGACCTGGCGGAGGGGTCGTTCCTCGCGTCCGTGCTGGGGTTCATCGACCTGTTCTGGATCTGGTACCTCGTCGTGCTCGCCATCGGCCTGGCGGCGGTCTACCGCCGTCGCTGGACCTCGGTGGCCGGCGGGTTGTTCGTGGTGTACGTGGTCATGGGCCTGGCCATCGCGGCCATCAAGGCCGTCCTGGGGGGAAGATGA
- a CDS encoding efflux RND transporter periplasmic adaptor subunit — MKRSTKRWLGAAVVLAIVAGLAYANFAYRKKTGKEVTVEAIQTRDLVQIVSASGKIQAKRTVNISADNMGRVTQLSVEEGDRVKKGQFLMQIDPRNLASAVQSGEAGQQAARSQLEQQRLAIVTARENLALAREELKRQEELWAQQLTTKQALDQARNTVTVREAELRQREQDIRTQEQRIRQEGATLNQAQYNLSRARIESPIDGIVSRRNIEEGETVVIGTMNNAGTVLLTIADMSIIEAEVEVDETDIPSVRLGQVAKVTIDALPGKEYTGKVTEIGNSPIQATGAQASSAGQAATNFKVTIQLDTTIDEVRPGFTCSAEIETAKRSQAVAVPIQAMAVRDMVYDKSGAIVRPPKKDPKSKAPTPATPAELPPGQTRKETEGVFVMRDKNAEFVPVRTGIAGERYFEVLSGVKVGDKVITGPFNSVRDLQDGDEVRLAESDAAKKK, encoded by the coding sequence ATGAAACGTTCGACCAAGCGGTGGCTCGGCGCCGCCGTGGTGCTGGCGATCGTGGCGGGCCTGGCCTACGCCAACTTCGCGTACCGCAAGAAGACGGGCAAGGAAGTCACGGTCGAGGCCATCCAGACGCGCGACCTGGTGCAGATCGTCTCCGCGTCGGGGAAGATCCAGGCCAAGCGCACCGTCAACATCAGCGCCGACAACATGGGCCGCGTGACGCAGCTCTCCGTCGAGGAGGGCGATCGCGTCAAGAAGGGCCAGTTCCTGATGCAGATCGACCCGCGCAACCTGGCCTCGGCCGTCCAGTCGGGCGAGGCCGGGCAGCAGGCGGCACGGTCGCAGCTCGAGCAGCAGCGCCTGGCCATCGTGACGGCGCGCGAGAACCTCGCGCTGGCGCGTGAGGAACTGAAGCGCCAGGAGGAGCTCTGGGCGCAGCAGCTGACCACCAAGCAGGCCCTCGATCAGGCGCGCAACACGGTGACCGTGCGCGAGGCCGAGCTCCGCCAGCGCGAGCAGGACATCCGCACGCAGGAGCAGCGCATCCGCCAGGAAGGCGCCACGCTGAACCAGGCGCAGTACAACCTGAGCCGCGCCCGCATCGAATCGCCCATCGACGGCATCGTCTCCCGCCGTAACATCGAGGAGGGCGAGACGGTGGTGATCGGCACGATGAACAACGCCGGCACGGTGCTGCTGACCATCGCCGACATGTCGATCATCGAGGCCGAGGTCGAGGTGGACGAGACCGACATCCCGTCGGTGCGGCTCGGACAGGTGGCCAAGGTCACCATCGACGCGCTGCCGGGCAAGGAGTACACCGGCAAGGTGACCGAAATCGGCAACAGCCCGATCCAGGCGACCGGCGCCCAGGCGTCCAGCGCGGGCCAGGCGGCGACCAACTTCAAGGTCACCATCCAGCTCGACACGACCATCGACGAGGTGCGCCCGGGCTTCACGTGCTCGGCCGAGATCGAGACGGCCAAGCGCTCGCAGGCGGTCGCGGTGCCCATCCAGGCGATGGCGGTGCGCGACATGGTCTACGACAAGTCGGGCGCAATCGTCCGGCCGCCCAAGAAGGACCCCAAGTCGAAGGCGCCGACACCGGCGACGCCGGCCGAGCTGCCTCCCGGGCAGACCCGCAAGGAAACCGAGGGCGTGTTCGTGATGCGCGACAAGAACGCCGAGTTCGTGCCGGTGCGGACGGGCATCGCGGGCGAGCGCTACTTCGAGGTGCTGTCGGGCGTGAAGGTCGGCGACAAGGTCATCACGGGTCCCTTCAACTCGGTGCGCGACCTGCAGGACGGTGACGAGGTGCGGTTGGCCGAGTCCGACGCGGCGAAGAAGAAGTAA